In Acidimicrobiales bacterium, one genomic interval encodes:
- a CDS encoding antibiotic biosynthesis monooxygenase produces the protein MRARVMTFFSESADMTDLVAALRSDLPPVYESNPGFRGLVVLVKPDVRNHVIALTLWEDDDALAGSEAIADGFADRIAAATGTAVARNVYDVLGTIGIVERAPATEP, from the coding sequence GTGCGGGCGCGGGTGATGACGTTCTTCTCCGAGAGCGCGGACATGACCGACCTCGTCGCCGCGCTGCGCTCGGACCTCCCGCCGGTGTACGAGTCGAACCCCGGCTTCCGGGGCCTCGTCGTGCTGGTGAAGCCCGACGTCCGCAACCACGTCATCGCGCTGACGCTGTGGGAGGACGACGACGCCCTGGCGGGCAGCGAGGCGATCGCCGACGGCTTCGCCGACCGGATCGCCGCGGCGACCGGCACGGCGGTGGCGCGCAACGTCTACGACGTGCTGGGGACGATCGGGATCGTCGAACGGGCGCCGGCGACCGAGCCGTAG